A stretch of Homo sapiens chromosome 12, GRCh38.p14 Primary Assembly DNA encodes these proteins:
- the SLC39A5 gene encoding zinc transporter ZIP5 precursor, translating into MMGSPVSHLLAGFCVWVVLGWVGGSVPNLGPAEQEQNHYLAQLFGLYGENGTLTAGGLARLLHSLGLGRVQGLRLGQHGPLTGRAASPAADNSTHRPQNPELSVDVWAGMPLGPSGWGDLEESKAPHLPRGPAPSGLDLLHRLLLLDHSLADHLNEDCLNGSQLLVNFGLSPAAPLTPRQFALLCPALLYQIDSRVCIGAPAPAPPGDLLSALLQSALAVLLLSLPSPLSLLLLRLLGPRLLRPLLGFLGALAVGTLCGDALLHLLPHAQEGRHAGPGGLPEKDLGPGLSVLGGLFLLFVLENMLGLLRHRGLRPRCCRRKRRNLETRNLDPENGSGMALQPLQAAPEPGAQGQREKNSQHPPALAPPGHQGHSHGHQGGTDITWMVLLGDGLHNLTDGLAIGAAFSDGFSSGLSTTLAVFCHELPHELGDFAMLLQSGLSFRRLLLLSLVSGALGLGGAVLGVGLSLGPVPLTPWVFGVTAGVFLYVALVDMLPALLRPPEPLPTPHVLLQGLGLLLGGGLMLAITLLEERLLPVTTEG; encoded by the exons ATGATGGGGTCCCCAGTGAGTCATCTGCTGGCCGGCTTCTGTGTGTGGGTCGTCTTGGGCTGGGTAGGGGGCTCAGTCCCCAACCTGGGCCCTGCTGAGCAGGAGCAGAACCATTACCTGGCCCAGCTGTTTGGCCTGTACGGCGAGAATGGGACGCTGACTGCAGGGGGCTTGGCGCGGCTTCTCCACAGCCTGGGGCTAGGCCGAGTTCAGGGGCTTCGCCTGGGACAGCATGGGCCTCTGACTGGACGGGCTGCATCCCCAGCTGCAGACAATTCCACACACAG GCCACAGAACCCTGAGCTGAGTGTGGATGTCTGGGCAGGGATGCCTCTGGGTCCCTCAGGGTGGGGTGACCTGGAAGAGTCAAAGGCCCCTCACCTACCCCGTGGGCCAGCCCCCTCGGGCCTGGACCTCCTTCACAGGCTTCTGTTGCTGGACCACTCATTGGCTGACCACCTGAATGAGGAT TGTCTGAACGGCTCCCAGCTGCTGGTCAATTTTGGCTTGAGCCCCGCTGCTCCTCTGACCCCTCGTCAGTTTGCtctgctgtgcccagccctgctttATCAGATCGACAGCCGCGTCTGCATCGGCGCTCCGGCCCCTGCACCCCCAGGGGATCTACTATCTG CCCTGCTTCAGAGTGCCCTGGCAGTCCTGTTGCTCAGCCTCCCTTCTCCCCTATCCCTGCTGCTGCTGCGGCTCCTGGGACCTCGTCTACTACGGCCCTTGCTGGGCTTCCTGGGGGCCCTGGCGGTGGGCACTCTTTGTGGGGATGCACTGCTACATCTGCTACCGCAT GCACAAGAAGGGCGGCACGCAGGACCTGGCGGACTACCAGAGAAGGACCTGGGCCCGGGGCTGTCAGTGCTCGGAGGCCTCTTCCTGCTCTTTGTGCTGGAGAACATGCTGGGGCTTTTGCGGCACCGAGGGCTCAGGCCA AGATGCTGCAGGCGAAAACGAAGGAATCTCGAAACACGCAACTTGGATCCGGAGAATGGCAGTGGGATGGCCCTTCAGCCCCTACAGGCAGCTCCAG AGCCAGGGGCTCAGGGCCAGAGGGAGAAGAACAGCCAGCACCCACCAGCTCTGGCCCCTCCTGGGCACCAAGGCCACAGTCATGGGCACCAGGGTGGCACTGATATCACGTGGATGGTCCTCCTGGGAGATGGTCTACACAACCTCACTGATGGGCTGGCCATAG GTGCTGCCTTCTCTGATGGCTTCTCCAGCGGCCTCAGTACCACCTTAGCGGTCTTCTGCCATGAGCTGCCCCACGAACTGG GTGACTTTGCCATGCTGCTCCAGTCAGGGCTGTCCTTTcggcggctgctgctgctgagccTCGTGTCTGGAGCCCTGGGATTGGGGGGTGCAGTCCTGGGGGTGGGGCTCAGCCTGGGCCCTGTCCCCCTCACTCCCTGGGTGTTTGGGGTCACTGCTGGGGTCTTCCTCTATGTGGCCCTTGTGGACATG ctACCAGCCCTGCTTCGTCCTCCGGAGCCCCTGCCTACGCCCCATGTGCTcctgcaggggctggggctgctgctgggGGGCGGCCTCATGCTTGCCATAACCCTGCTGGAGGAGCGGCTACTGCCCGTGACCACTGAGGGCTGA
- the SLC39A5 gene encoding zinc transporter ZIP5 isoform X2, which translates to MMGSPVSHLLAGFCVWVVLGWVGGSVPNLGPAEQEQNHYLAQLFGLYGENGTLTAGGLARLLHSLGLGRVQGLRLGQHGPLTGRAASPAADNSTHRPQNPELSVDVWAGMPLGPSGWGDLEESKAPHLPRGPAPSGLDLLHRLLLLDHSLADHLNEDCLNGSQLLVNFGLSPAAPLTPRQFALLCPALLYQIDSRVCIGAPAPAPPGDLLSALLQSALAVLLLSLPSPLSLLLLRLLGPRLLRPLLGFLGALAVGTLCGDALLHLLPHAQEGRHAGPGGLPEKDLGPGLSVLGGLFLLFVLENMLGLLRHRGLRPRCCRRKRRNLETRNLDPENGSGMALQPLQAAPEPGAQGQREKNSQHPPALAPPGHQGHSHGHQGGTDITWMVLLGDGLHNLTDGLAIGAAFSDGFSSGLSTTLAVFCHELPHELATSPASSSGAPAYAPCAPAGAGAAAGGRPHACHNPAGGAATARDH; encoded by the exons ATGATGGGGTCCCCAGTGAGTCATCTGCTGGCCGGCTTCTGTGTGTGGGTCGTCTTGGGCTGGGTAGGGGGCTCAGTCCCCAACCTGGGCCCTGCTGAGCAGGAGCAGAACCATTACCTGGCCCAGCTGTTTGGCCTGTACGGCGAGAATGGGACGCTGACTGCAGGGGGCTTGGCGCGGCTTCTCCACAGCCTGGGGCTAGGCCGAGTTCAGGGGCTTCGCCTGGGACAGCATGGGCCTCTGACTGGACGGGCTGCATCCCCAGCTGCAGACAATTCCACACACAG GCCACAGAACCCTGAGCTGAGTGTGGATGTCTGGGCAGGGATGCCTCTGGGTCCCTCAGGGTGGGGTGACCTGGAAGAGTCAAAGGCCCCTCACCTACCCCGTGGGCCAGCCCCCTCGGGCCTGGACCTCCTTCACAGGCTTCTGTTGCTGGACCACTCATTGGCTGACCACCTGAATGAGGAT TGTCTGAACGGCTCCCAGCTGCTGGTCAATTTTGGCTTGAGCCCCGCTGCTCCTCTGACCCCTCGTCAGTTTGCtctgctgtgcccagccctgctttATCAGATCGACAGCCGCGTCTGCATCGGCGCTCCGGCCCCTGCACCCCCAGGGGATCTACTATCTG CCCTGCTTCAGAGTGCCCTGGCAGTCCTGTTGCTCAGCCTCCCTTCTCCCCTATCCCTGCTGCTGCTGCGGCTCCTGGGACCTCGTCTACTACGGCCCTTGCTGGGCTTCCTGGGGGCCCTGGCGGTGGGCACTCTTTGTGGGGATGCACTGCTACATCTGCTACCGCAT GCACAAGAAGGGCGGCACGCAGGACCTGGCGGACTACCAGAGAAGGACCTGGGCCCGGGGCTGTCAGTGCTCGGAGGCCTCTTCCTGCTCTTTGTGCTGGAGAACATGCTGGGGCTTTTGCGGCACCGAGGGCTCAGGCCA AGATGCTGCAGGCGAAAACGAAGGAATCTCGAAACACGCAACTTGGATCCGGAGAATGGCAGTGGGATGGCCCTTCAGCCCCTACAGGCAGCTCCAG AGCCAGGGGCTCAGGGCCAGAGGGAGAAGAACAGCCAGCACCCACCAGCTCTGGCCCCTCCTGGGCACCAAGGCCACAGTCATGGGCACCAGGGTGGCACTGATATCACGTGGATGGTCCTCCTGGGAGATGGTCTACACAACCTCACTGATGGGCTGGCCATAG GTGCTGCCTTCTCTGATGGCTTCTCCAGCGGCCTCAGTACCACCTTAGCGGTCTTCTGCCATGAGCTGCCCCACGAACTGG ctACCAGCCCTGCTTCGTCCTCCGGAGCCCCTGCCTACGCCCCATGTGCTcctgcaggggctggggctgctgctgggGGGCGGCCTCATGCTTGCCATAACCCTGCTGGAGGAGCGGCTACTGCCCGTGACCACTGA